The Rhinolophus ferrumequinum isolate MPI-CBG mRhiFer1 chromosome 4, mRhiFer1_v1.p, whole genome shotgun sequence genome has a window encoding:
- the ALG11 gene encoding GDP-Man:Man(3)GlcNAc(2)-PP-Dol alpha-1,2-mannosyltransferase yields the protein MAADRGWSLYELLRFFYSLFFPGLIVCGTLCLCLVIILWGIRVMLQKKKNSRSTGKNGKNQMVIAFFHPYCNAGGGGERVLWCALRALQKKFPEAVYVVYTGDVNVSSQQILAGAFRRFNIRLMRPVEFVFLKKRYLVEDSLYPHFTLLGQSLGSIFLGWEALMQCVPDIYIDSMGYAFTLPLFKYLGGCRVGSYVHYPTISTDMLSVVKNQNVGFNNAAFITRNPFLSKVKLIYYYLFAFVYGLVGSCSDVVMVNSSWTLNHILLLWKVGHCTNIVYPPCDVQTFLDIPVHEKKMSPGHLLVSIGQFRPEKNHPLQIRAFAKLLNKEEAKSLPSLKLVLIGGCRNPDDELRVNQLRRLSEELGVQEDVEFKINIPFDELKSYLSEATIGLHTMWNEHFGIGIVECMAAGTIILAHNSGGPKLDIVVPHEGEVTGFLADSEEGYAETMAHILSMPEEKRLQIRNNARASVSRFSDQEFEVTFLSSVEKLFK from the exons ATGGCCGCCGACAGGGGTTGGTCCTTGTATGAGTTATTGAG gtttttttattcattatttttccctGGGCTAATTGTTTGTGGAACTTTATGTTTGTGTTTGGTCATTATCCTTTGGGGAATCAGAGTGatgctacagaaaaagaaaaactcaagatCGActggaaaaaatgggaaaaatcaaaTGGTGATTGCATTTTTCCATCCGTACTGCAACGCTGGCGGAGGAGGAGAAAGAGTTTTATGGTGTGCATTAAGGGCCCTGCAGAAAAA GTTTCCCGAAGCAGTTTATGTCGTTTATACCGGTGATGTTAATGTCAGCAGTCAGCAAATCCTAGCAGGTGCTTTCAGAAGATTCAACATCAGATTAATGCGCCCAGtggaatttgttttcttaaagaagcGCTACCTTGTGGAGGATTCCCTCTACCCTCACTTCACACTGCTGGGCCAAAGTCTAGGATCCATTTTTCTTGGCTGGGAAGCTCTGATGCAGTGTGTTCCCGATATTTACATCGACTCAATGGGCTACGCTTTCACACTTCCTCTGTTTAAGTATTTAGGCGGTTGCCGAGTTGGAAGCTACGTTCATTATCCCACTATCAGCACTGACATGCTCTCTGTAGTGAAGAATCAAAATGTTGGATTTAATAATGCAGCCTTCATTACCAGGAATCCCTTTCTCAGCAAAGTAAAGCTCATCTACtactatttatttgcttttgtttatggACTTGTTGGTTCTTGCAGTGATGTAGTCATGGTCAATTCTTCTTGGACACTGAACCACATTCTCTTACTGTGGAAGGTTGGGCATTGCACTAACATTGTTTATCCGCCTTGTGATGTACAGACATTTCTGGACATTCCCgtacatgagaaaaaaatgagccCGGGACACTTACTAGTGTCTATTGGCCAGTTTAGGCCTGAAAAGAATCATCCTTTGCAGATCAGAGCCTTTGCTAAACTGCTGAATAAGGAGGAGGCTAAGTCACTTCCTTCACTTAAACTGGTCCTCATTGGAGGCTGTCGGAACCCAGATGATGAACTCAGGGTAAACCAACTGAGAAGGCTCTCTGAGGAGCTAGGAGTTCAAGAAgatgtagaatttaaaataaatattccgTTTGATGAATTAAAGAGTTACTTGTCTGAAGCCACAATCGGTCTGCACACCATGTGGAACGAACATTTTGGGATTG gAATTGTTGAGTGTATGGCAGCTGGCACAATTATCCTTGCACACAATTCCGGGGGCCCAAAGCTTGACATTGTCGTCCCTCACGAAGGAGAGGTAACTGGATTTCTGGCTGACAGTGAAGAAGGCTATGCTGAGACTATGGCCCATATTCTTTCCATGCCTGAGGAAAAGAGACTCCAAATCAGAAACAATGCTCGGGCATCTGTAAGCCGATTCTCTGATCAGGAGTTTGAAGTGACATTCCTGTCATCTGTTGAAAAGTTATTTAAGTAA